One region of Catenuloplanes indicus genomic DNA includes:
- a CDS encoding ROK family transcriptional regulator, translated as MRPDEALHLRLLRLLRDHGAISRAELADRLQIPRPRLLTELDRLAAAGFVSEAGMAASRGGRRSTLVELNPRLRFAAVDLGASSIDIEVVNGRLEPVAAYAEASDIRSGPKAILHRVSELLAKAKADGVYERLDGIGIGVPGPVSYRDGVPVSPPIMPGWDRYPVRELLAREHGCPAVVDNDVNIMALGERHGGVAHSIDDFLYVKIGTGIGCGIFLSGQVYRGTDGCAGDIGHIMAEPHGPVCSCGNSGCLEALFSGAALARDATAAGRSGASPALADRLAASGALTARDVGLAAAEGDITSIGLIRDGGRRVGSVLAGLVSFANPSMIVIGGGLAQLGHVLLAEIRSVVYRRSLPLATGNLPVVLSELASRAGVTGAAVLASDVAFEQASE; from the coding sequence GTGCGACCCGACGAGGCCCTGCACCTGCGGCTGCTGCGGCTGCTGCGCGACCACGGCGCGATCTCCCGCGCCGAGCTCGCCGACCGGCTGCAGATCCCGCGTCCCCGGCTGCTCACGGAGCTGGACCGGCTCGCCGCCGCCGGGTTCGTCAGCGAGGCCGGCATGGCCGCGTCCCGGGGCGGGCGTCGCTCCACCCTCGTCGAGCTGAACCCGCGGCTCCGGTTCGCCGCGGTCGACCTCGGCGCCAGCTCGATCGACATCGAGGTGGTCAACGGCCGGCTGGAGCCGGTCGCGGCGTACGCCGAGGCCTCCGACATCCGCTCCGGCCCGAAGGCGATCCTGCACCGGGTCAGCGAGCTGCTGGCCAAGGCCAAGGCGGACGGCGTCTACGAGCGGCTGGACGGCATCGGCATCGGCGTGCCCGGCCCGGTCAGCTACCGCGACGGCGTGCCGGTCTCGCCACCGATCATGCCGGGCTGGGACCGCTACCCGGTGCGCGAGCTGCTGGCCCGCGAGCACGGCTGCCCGGCCGTGGTGGACAACGACGTGAACATCATGGCGCTCGGCGAGCGGCACGGCGGCGTCGCGCACAGCATCGACGACTTCCTGTACGTGAAGATCGGCACCGGCATCGGCTGCGGCATCTTCCTCTCCGGCCAGGTCTACCGCGGTACGGACGGGTGCGCCGGCGACATCGGGCACATCATGGCCGAGCCGCACGGCCCGGTCTGCTCGTGCGGCAACTCCGGTTGCCTGGAGGCGCTGTTCAGCGGCGCGGCGCTGGCCCGGGACGCGACCGCGGCCGGCCGCTCCGGCGCCTCGCCCGCGCTCGCCGACCGGCTCGCCGCGTCCGGCGCGCTGACCGCGCGGGACGTCGGCCTGGCCGCGGCCGAGGGCGACATCACCAGCATCGGCCTGATCCGGGACGGCGGTCGCCGGGTCGGTTCGGTGCTCGCCGGCCTGGTCAGCTTCGCGAACCCCTCGATGATCGTGATCGGCGGCGGCCTGGCCCAGCTCGGGCACGTGCTGCTCGCCGAGATCCGCAGCGTGGTGTACCGCCGCTCGCTGCCGCTGGCCACCGGCAACCTCCCGGTGGTCCTGTCCGAGCTGGCCTCCCGCGCGGGCGTCACCGGTGCCGCCGTGCTGGCCAGCGACGTCGCGTTCGAACAGGCAAGCGAATGA
- a CDS encoding sugar ABC transporter ATP-binding protein produces the protein MSDSAIPRPDSGVILRLTDVVKTFPGVRALDGVQLEVRAGEVHCLLGQNGAGKSTLIKVLAGVHRPDSGRVEWQGKPVEFANPQAAMRAGIATIYQELDLVDDLSVAENAFLGHEPRRLGFVRRGETARRTAEILHRLGHGEIPARRPVHRLPSAGKQIVSMARALSHDAKLIIMDEPSAVLAHDEVGNLFRIIRELTAAGIAVVYISHRMEEIREIGDRVTVLKDGRTTAAGLSARETPTRDLVTKMTGRTIEYVFPDRVTHATDTAPLLDVRGLTRHGEFADVSLTVRPGEIVGIAGLVGSGRSELLETIFGARRAEAGTVTMDGRRLRPGSVGAAVRAGIGMAPEERKSQALLLDEPIYRNVTLAGFSRFAAGGFTRTGRETASARAVAERLDLRPPDVRRPVRQLSGGNQQKVVVGRWLVGTGPRNGGPQGGADGTPTRLLLLDEPTRGVDVGARAELYQVIRDLAAAGLGVLLVSSEVPEVLGLADRVLIMREGSVIHEAPGGTLDEEAVLDMIMAGSLTTGALAAETDTTEGEAA, from the coding sequence ATGAGCGATTCCGCGATCCCGAGGCCGGACAGCGGCGTGATCCTGCGCCTGACCGACGTGGTCAAGACGTTCCCCGGCGTGCGCGCGCTGGACGGCGTACAGCTGGAGGTGCGCGCCGGCGAGGTGCACTGCCTGCTCGGGCAGAACGGCGCCGGCAAGTCGACCCTGATCAAGGTGCTGGCCGGCGTGCACCGCCCGGACAGCGGCCGCGTCGAGTGGCAGGGCAAGCCGGTCGAGTTCGCGAACCCGCAGGCCGCGATGCGTGCCGGGATCGCCACCATCTATCAGGAACTCGACCTGGTCGACGACCTGTCGGTGGCGGAGAACGCGTTCCTCGGCCACGAGCCGCGCCGCCTCGGCTTCGTCCGGCGCGGTGAGACCGCCCGCCGTACCGCCGAGATCCTGCACCGGCTCGGCCACGGCGAGATCCCGGCACGCCGGCCGGTGCACCGGCTGCCGTCGGCCGGCAAGCAGATCGTGAGCATGGCCCGCGCGCTCTCGCACGACGCCAAGCTCATCATCATGGACGAGCCGAGCGCGGTGCTCGCGCACGACGAGGTCGGCAACCTGTTCCGGATCATCCGCGAGCTGACCGCGGCCGGTATCGCGGTCGTCTACATCTCGCACCGGATGGAGGAGATCCGCGAGATCGGCGACCGGGTGACCGTGCTCAAGGACGGCCGGACCACCGCGGCCGGTCTCTCCGCCCGCGAGACGCCGACCCGCGACCTGGTCACCAAGATGACCGGCCGGACCATCGAGTACGTGTTCCCGGACCGGGTCACCCACGCCACGGACACGGCACCGCTGCTGGACGTGCGCGGCCTGACCCGGCACGGCGAGTTCGCGGACGTGTCGCTGACCGTGCGCCCGGGCGAGATCGTCGGCATCGCCGGCCTGGTCGGCTCCGGCCGCTCCGAGCTGCTGGAGACCATCTTCGGCGCGCGCCGCGCGGAGGCCGGCACGGTCACCATGGACGGCCGGCGGCTGCGTCCCGGCAGCGTCGGCGCGGCGGTCCGGGCCGGCATCGGCATGGCGCCGGAGGAGCGCAAGAGCCAGGCGCTGCTGCTGGACGAGCCGATCTACCGCAACGTGACCCTGGCCGGGTTCAGCCGGTTCGCGGCCGGTGGGTTCACCCGCACCGGCCGGGAGACCGCGTCCGCCCGCGCGGTCGCGGAACGGCTCGACCTGCGCCCGCCGGACGTGCGCCGCCCGGTGCGGCAGCTCTCCGGCGGCAACCAGCAGAAGGTCGTGGTCGGCCGCTGGCTGGTCGGCACCGGCCCGCGCAACGGCGGCCCGCAGGGCGGCGCGGACGGCACCCCGACCCGGTTGCTCCTGCTGGACGAACCGACCCGCGGCGTGGACGTCGGCGCGCGCGCCGAGCTGTACCAGGTGATCCGCGACCTGGCCGCGGCCGGCCTGGGCGTGCTGCTGGTCTCCAGCGAGGTGCCCGAGGTGCTCGGCCTGGCCGACCGGGTGCTGATCATGCGTGAGGGCAGCGTGATCCACGAGGCGCCCGGCGGCACGCTGGACGAGGAAGCGGTACTGGACATGATCATGGCGGGCTCGCTCACCACCGGGGCGCTCGCGGCCGAGACGGACACCACCGAGGGGGAAGCGGCATGA
- a CDS encoding ABC transporter permease, translating to MKATTADPGTRPEIRKDGGDVLRRWWTSESNEFAGRNLALIGVLVVLIALGALTRPDLYGDPDWVRNNVFTILQQASAIGVVTVGMTFVIIGGGIDLSVGAIMALAGVWATTVATQSFGAGGMIFTAIAVGVGTGLVNGLLISYGRLVPFIATLAMMVAARGLAASISGKQTQISGNATINGIASTEILGVPLLVIILVVVVAAGWVLLNRTTFGRRTVAVGGNPEAARLAGINVRRHTLLLYALSGLCCGIGALMLTAQANSAQAAMANLYELDAIAAAIIGGTLLSGGRGTIVGALFGVLVFSTITNLFAINNLTTESQNMIKGGIIVAAVLIQQFRFGSLTKLFSRTA from the coding sequence ATGAAGGCCACGACGGCGGACCCGGGCACCCGCCCGGAGATACGCAAGGACGGCGGCGACGTGTTGCGCCGCTGGTGGACCAGTGAGAGCAACGAGTTCGCCGGGCGGAACCTGGCGCTGATCGGCGTGCTGGTCGTGCTGATCGCGCTCGGCGCGCTGACCCGGCCGGACCTCTACGGCGACCCGGACTGGGTGCGCAACAACGTCTTCACCATCCTGCAGCAGGCGTCCGCGATCGGCGTGGTCACGGTCGGCATGACCTTCGTGATCATCGGCGGCGGCATCGACCTGTCGGTCGGCGCGATCATGGCGCTGGCCGGCGTCTGGGCCACCACGGTCGCCACCCAGAGCTTCGGCGCGGGCGGCATGATCTTCACGGCGATCGCGGTCGGCGTCGGCACCGGACTGGTCAACGGCCTGCTCATCTCGTACGGCCGGCTGGTGCCGTTCATCGCGACGCTGGCCATGATGGTGGCGGCGCGCGGGCTGGCCGCCTCGATCTCCGGCAAGCAGACGCAGATCTCCGGCAACGCCACGATCAACGGCATCGCGTCGACCGAGATCCTCGGCGTACCGCTGCTGGTGATCATCCTGGTGGTGGTGGTCGCGGCCGGCTGGGTGCTGCTCAACCGGACCACGTTCGGCCGGCGCACGGTCGCGGTCGGCGGCAACCCGGAGGCGGCCCGGCTGGCCGGCATCAACGTCCGCCGGCACACGCTGCTGCTCTACGCGCTCTCCGGCCTCTGCTGCGGCATCGGTGCGCTGATGCTCACCGCGCAGGCGAACTCCGCGCAGGCCGCGATGGCGAACCTGTACGAACTGGACGCGATCGCCGCCGCGATCATCGGTGGCACGCTGCTCTCCGGCGGCCGCGGCACCATCGTCGGCGCGCTCTTCGGCGTGCTGGTCTTCTCCACGATCACGAACCTGTTCGCGATCAACAACCTCACCACCGAGTCGCAGAACATGATCAAGGGCGGCATCATCGTCGCCGCCGTGCTGATCCAGCAGTTCCGGTTCGGCTCGCTGACCAAACTCTTCTCTCGCACAGCCTGA
- a CDS encoding substrate-binding domain-containing protein, whose translation MIQDASRRRLLFGGAMVGAGALLAACTSNEQAPTAAQTKGPEGDNANAAPGKAVTIGFSAPAADHGWMAAITNNAKAQAAAYSDVTFNSVEAGADAAAQRAALDTLISQKPDAIVMLPHDGKELTASGLKAMQAGIPVINLDRAFTQALAYRVMIKGDNYGMGVSAGNFIVAQMKAKGVTNPVIGEIAGIDSLELTQERSQGFKDALAAAGFTVANRRAAEFTVDSGQREATNLLQALPKIDALWNHDDDQGVGVLAAVSQANRSEFIMVGGAGSKAAIEAIQADNSVLKATVTYSPSMASSAISLARLVAQGRGLSDLVELSVPKDITLASETITKENAANYLQLGF comes from the coding sequence ATGATCCAGGACGCTTCCCGCCGCCGCCTGCTGTTCGGCGGCGCCATGGTCGGCGCGGGCGCGCTGCTCGCCGCCTGCACCAGCAACGAGCAGGCCCCGACCGCCGCGCAGACCAAGGGACCCGAGGGCGACAACGCGAACGCGGCGCCCGGCAAGGCCGTCACCATCGGTTTCTCCGCGCCGGCCGCGGACCACGGCTGGATGGCCGCGATCACGAACAACGCGAAGGCGCAGGCCGCCGCGTACTCCGACGTGACGTTCAACAGCGTGGAGGCCGGCGCGGACGCGGCCGCCCAGCGCGCGGCGCTGGACACGCTGATCTCGCAGAAGCCGGACGCGATCGTCATGCTGCCGCACGACGGCAAGGAGCTGACCGCGTCCGGCCTGAAGGCGATGCAGGCCGGCATCCCGGTGATCAACCTGGACCGGGCGTTCACCCAGGCGCTCGCGTACCGCGTGATGATCAAGGGCGACAACTACGGCATGGGCGTCTCGGCCGGCAACTTCATCGTGGCGCAGATGAAGGCCAAGGGCGTCACCAACCCGGTGATCGGCGAGATCGCCGGCATCGACTCGCTGGAGCTGACCCAGGAGCGCTCGCAGGGCTTCAAGGACGCGCTGGCCGCGGCCGGCTTCACGGTCGCGAACCGGCGGGCCGCCGAGTTCACCGTCGACTCCGGGCAGCGCGAGGCCACGAACCTGCTGCAGGCGCTGCCGAAGATCGACGCGCTCTGGAACCACGACGACGACCAGGGCGTCGGCGTGCTGGCCGCGGTCAGCCAGGCCAACCGCAGCGAGTTCATCATGGTCGGCGGCGCCGGTTCCAAGGCCGCGATCGAGGCGATCCAGGCGGACAACAGCGTGCTCAAGGCCACGGTCACCTACAGCCCGTCGATGGCCTCGTCCGCGATCTCGCTGGCCCGGCTGGTCGCGCAGGGTCGCGGCCTGTCCGATCTGGTGGAACTGTCGGTACCGAAGGACATCACGCTCGCCTCCGAAACGATCACCAAGGAGAACGCGGCGAACTACCTTCAGCTTGGGTTCTGA
- a CDS encoding Gfo/Idh/MocA family protein, whose product MVGYAFMGEAHSQAWRTVNRVYDLPVRARMSLIAGRDKANVAAAADRLGWDEHTTDWRDLISRDDIDLVDICTPGDSHAEIACAALAAGKHVLCEKPLANTVEEARAMVAAADTARERGVRAMCGFTYRRVPAVTFMRRLIADGRLGDLRHVRAVYLQDWITDPEFPLVWRLQKDKAGSGALGDIGAHIIDMTQFVTGQAITGVSGLTETFVRERPLASADGAALGAAKAAETSKGQVTVDDAALFIARLSGGAVATFEATRMATGRKNGLRIEVNGTKGSLAFDLERLNELEFYDATLPGTELGFRRILVTEPEHPYLSAWWPTGHLIGYEHGFTHQARDLLEAIGNGTDPLPSFADALGVQLVLDAVEKSAETGGWVQL is encoded by the coding sequence ATGGTCGGCTACGCGTTCATGGGCGAGGCACACTCGCAGGCGTGGCGTACCGTCAACCGCGTCTACGACCTGCCCGTACGCGCCCGCATGTCGCTGATCGCGGGCCGGGACAAGGCGAACGTGGCCGCGGCCGCGGACCGGCTCGGGTGGGACGAGCACACCACCGACTGGCGTGACCTGATCAGCCGGGACGACATCGACCTGGTCGACATCTGCACGCCGGGCGACTCGCACGCGGAGATCGCGTGTGCCGCGCTCGCCGCCGGCAAGCACGTGCTCTGCGAGAAACCCCTGGCCAACACGGTCGAGGAGGCCCGGGCGATGGTCGCCGCGGCGGACACCGCCCGGGAACGCGGCGTGCGAGCGATGTGCGGGTTCACCTACCGCCGCGTCCCGGCCGTCACGTTCATGCGCCGGCTGATCGCGGACGGCCGGCTCGGTGACCTGCGGCACGTCCGGGCCGTCTACCTGCAGGACTGGATCACCGATCCGGAGTTCCCGCTGGTCTGGCGGTTGCAGAAGGACAAGGCCGGGTCGGGCGCGCTGGGCGACATCGGCGCGCACATCATCGACATGACGCAGTTCGTCACCGGGCAGGCGATCACCGGCGTGTCCGGGCTGACCGAGACGTTCGTCCGCGAGCGCCCGCTGGCGTCGGCCGACGGTGCGGCGCTCGGCGCGGCGAAGGCCGCGGAAACGAGCAAGGGCCAGGTCACCGTGGACGACGCGGCGCTCTTCATCGCGCGGCTGTCCGGCGGCGCGGTCGCCACGTTCGAGGCGACCCGGATGGCGACCGGCCGCAAGAACGGGCTGCGCATCGAGGTGAACGGCACCAAGGGCTCGCTGGCGTTCGACCTGGAGCGACTCAACGAGCTCGAGTTCTACGACGCCACGCTGCCGGGCACGGAGCTGGGATTCCGGCGGATCCTGGTCACCGAGCCCGAGCACCCGTACCTGTCCGCGTGGTGGCCGACCGGTCACCTCATCGGGTACGAGCACGGCTTCACGCACCAGGCCCGGGACCTGCTGGAGGCGATCGGCAACGGCACCGATCCGCTCCCGTCGTTCGCCGACGCGCTCGGCGTGCAGTTGGTGCTGGACGCGGTGGAGAAGTCCGCCGAGACCGGCGGCTGGGTCCAGTTGTAA
- a CDS encoding ThuA domain-containing protein translates to MTRSVRRWLASVAGLVIALPILAAAPAHAEPPNPDTLITTENGPEALRSDVRKPGSYRVLVFTKTTGERRASIPAAVAAIRLMGVANGFRVDETANAGAFTAANLGRYRAVVFLNTTGDVLNDAQQSAFERYFTNGGGYLGVHAAAETEPDWDFYRDLVGSSVSGKLPVEDATIDVADRAHPSTERIARKLTLSEEWYNFATNVRGTAHVLATLDESTVTGGTMGHDHPVSWCRDYQGGRTFYTGLGHSTRSYLDSSFRRHLLGGLQWAAGVVEGDCGATVVRNYEKVVLNDEPGEPMSLAVLPDGRVLHNTRNGQIRLYDPASGASPVINTLEVYQHDEDGLQSVALDPQFATNKWVYIYYAPRLTTPTTDAPATSPDPSVWDAYKGYNQLSRVKFAETPTPHLDMSTEQQIMRVDVDRGVCCHVAGEIKFDGNGLLYLVTGDDTNAGGSDGYTPINESPTQGPGYDAQRSSGNTNDLRGKVLRIRVNADGSYGIPAGNLFDERRDTAGRTRPEIFLMGLRNPFRFDVDKRGYVYIGDYSPDSQVPSATRGPEGTGRWLATNKAGNYGWPYCYSPTLPYIDYDFVTKQSKGAFNCAAPVNDSPRNTGLTTLPPVAQPDFWYTFQGRTPCAGSYLSTPPTTCGFTWPVIGTGGVGPMGGPIYEYDSRSTSASKFPEYYDNAVVFGEFTRDKIFMMRTDGNGNLTGVEQLLPGVVFDNPMDMEFGPDGSLYVLEYGDGFFRANPDAALSVIRYAKGTRAPVAALEATPDNGPAPLTVQFSSEGTYDPDPGESISYAWDFTSDGTVDSADPNPAFTYTANGVYTARLTVTDSSGKTAQLTHQIVVGNTRPTVTVTSPISGTFFNWGDTVPWTVSVTDPEDGPIDCSRVTVSFVLGHDTHGHGMSDANGCSGSFVSPADGADHAGGYLYGAVSARYTDLGANGQPALEDVDQVVLQTWRQQAEFAQQQLGVTTANTNDTGGGTHLTGFDPNEYVAFDPINLGGVGTVTLRYAGGTAATAGQPRATVTLRLDAPDGPIVGSATLAATASNTTWASQTVAVSAAPGTHRLYLVAGGVEGGPTTGLFNLNWVEFAAP, encoded by the coding sequence ATGACAAGATCCGTCCGTCGATGGCTGGCATCCGTGGCAGGCCTGGTCATCGCCCTCCCGATCCTGGCCGCCGCACCGGCTCATGCCGAGCCGCCGAATCCCGACACGCTGATCACCACCGAGAACGGCCCGGAGGCGCTGCGCTCGGACGTGCGCAAACCCGGTTCGTACCGTGTGCTGGTCTTCACGAAGACGACCGGGGAGCGCCGCGCGTCGATCCCGGCCGCGGTCGCCGCTATCCGGCTGATGGGCGTGGCCAACGGCTTCCGGGTGGACGAGACCGCGAACGCGGGTGCGTTCACCGCCGCGAACCTCGGAAGATACCGCGCGGTGGTCTTCCTGAACACCACCGGCGACGTGCTGAACGACGCCCAGCAGTCCGCGTTCGAGCGGTACTTCACGAACGGCGGCGGCTACCTCGGCGTGCACGCGGCCGCGGAGACCGAGCCGGACTGGGACTTCTACCGCGACCTGGTCGGCAGCTCCGTGTCCGGGAAGCTCCCGGTGGAGGACGCCACGATCGACGTGGCGGACCGGGCGCACCCGTCCACCGAGCGGATCGCGCGCAAGCTGACGCTGTCCGAGGAGTGGTACAACTTCGCCACCAACGTGCGCGGCACCGCGCACGTGCTGGCCACACTGGACGAGTCCACGGTCACCGGCGGGACCATGGGGCACGACCACCCGGTCTCCTGGTGCCGTGACTACCAGGGTGGGCGCACGTTCTACACCGGGCTCGGCCACTCCACCCGGTCGTACCTGGACTCGTCGTTCCGGCGGCACCTGCTCGGCGGCCTGCAGTGGGCGGCCGGGGTGGTCGAGGGCGACTGCGGCGCGACCGTGGTCCGCAACTACGAGAAGGTCGTGCTGAACGACGAGCCCGGCGAGCCGATGTCGCTCGCGGTGCTGCCGGACGGCCGGGTGCTGCACAACACGCGCAACGGCCAGATCAGGCTGTACGACCCGGCGAGCGGCGCCAGCCCGGTGATCAACACGCTCGAGGTCTACCAGCACGACGAGGACGGGCTGCAGTCGGTCGCGCTGGACCCGCAGTTCGCCACCAACAAATGGGTCTACATCTACTATGCGCCCCGGCTGACCACGCCCACCACGGACGCGCCGGCCACCAGTCCCGATCCGTCGGTGTGGGACGCGTACAAGGGCTACAACCAGCTGTCCCGGGTCAAGTTCGCCGAGACGCCCACGCCGCATCTGGACATGAGCACGGAACAGCAGATCATGCGGGTCGACGTGGACCGCGGCGTCTGCTGCCACGTGGCCGGCGAGATCAAGTTCGACGGCAACGGCCTGCTCTACCTGGTCACCGGCGACGACACGAACGCGGGCGGCTCGGACGGCTACACGCCGATCAACGAGTCGCCGACCCAGGGGCCGGGCTACGACGCGCAGCGCTCCTCGGGCAACACCAACGACCTGCGCGGCAAGGTGCTGCGGATCCGGGTCAACGCGGACGGCAGCTACGGCATCCCGGCCGGGAACCTGTTCGACGAGCGGCGGGACACGGCCGGGAGGACGCGGCCGGAGATCTTCCTGATGGGGCTGCGCAACCCGTTCCGGTTCGACGTGGACAAGCGCGGGTACGTGTACATCGGCGACTACTCGCCGGACTCGCAGGTGCCGTCCGCGACCCGCGGGCCGGAGGGGACCGGGCGCTGGCTCGCCACGAACAAGGCCGGCAACTACGGCTGGCCGTACTGCTACTCGCCCACGCTGCCGTACATCGACTACGACTTCGTCACCAAGCAGTCGAAGGGCGCGTTCAACTGTGCGGCCCCGGTCAACGACTCGCCGCGCAACACCGGCCTGACCACGCTGCCCCCGGTCGCGCAGCCGGACTTCTGGTACACGTTCCAGGGCCGTACCCCGTGCGCCGGATCGTATCTGTCGACCCCGCCGACCACGTGCGGCTTCACCTGGCCGGTGATCGGCACCGGTGGTGTCGGGCCGATGGGCGGGCCGATCTACGAGTACGACTCCCGCTCCACGTCGGCGTCGAAGTTCCCGGAGTACTACGACAACGCCGTGGTCTTCGGCGAGTTCACCCGCGACAAGATCTTCATGATGCGGACCGACGGCAACGGCAACCTGACCGGCGTCGAGCAGCTCCTGCCCGGCGTGGTCTTCGACAACCCGATGGACATGGAGTTCGGCCCGGACGGCAGCCTCTACGTCCTCGAGTACGGCGACGGCTTCTTCCGGGCGAACCCGGACGCGGCGCTGTCCGTCATCCGCTACGCCAAGGGCACCCGCGCCCCGGTCGCCGCGCTCGAGGCCACGCCGGACAACGGACCGGCACCGCTGACCGTGCAGTTCTCCTCCGAGGGCACCTACGACCCGGACCCGGGCGAGTCCATCTCGTACGCCTGGGACTTCACCTCGGACGGCACGGTCGACTCCGCCGACCCGAACCCGGCGTTCACCTACACCGCCAACGGCGTCTACACCGCGCGCCTCACGGTGACCGACTCCAGCGGCAAGACCGCACAGCTCACCCACCAGATCGTGGTCGGCAACACCCGGCCCACGGTCACGGTCACGTCGCCGATCTCCGGCACGTTCTTCAACTGGGGCGACACGGTCCCGTGGACCGTCTCCGTCACCGACCCGGAGGACGGGCCGATCGACTGCTCCCGGGTCACGGTCTCGTTCGTGCTCGGCCACGACACGCACGGCCACGGCATGAGCGACGCCAACGGCTGCTCCGGATCGTTCGTCTCCCCGGCGGACGGCGCGGACCACGCCGGCGGCTACCTCTACGGCGCGGTCAGCGCACGCTACACCGACCTGGGCGCGAACGGCCAGCCGGCGCTGGAGGACGTCGACCAGGTGGTGCTGCAGACGTGGCGCCAGCAGGCCGAGTTCGCGCAGCAGCAGCTCGGCGTGACCACGGCGAACACGAACGACACCGGCGGGGGCACCCACCTCACCGGCTTCGACCCGAACGAGTACGTCGCGTTCGACCCGATCAACCTGGGCGGCGTCGGCACGGTCACGCTCCGGTACGCGGGCGGCACCGCCGCCACCGCCGGGCAGCCCCGCGCCACCGTGACGCTACGGCTCGACGCACCCGACGGCCCGATCGTCGGCAGCGCCACGCTCGCCGCCACCGCCTCCAACACCACCTGGGCGTCGCAGACCGTCGCGGTCTCCGCGGCACCCGGGACCCACCGGCTCTACCTGGTCGCCGGTGGCGTCGAGGGCGGGCCCACCACCGGCCTGTTCAACCTGAACTGGGTCGAGTTCGCCGCACCGTAA
- a CDS encoding inositol-3-phosphate synthase, translating into MSFVSPRTGVWLIGARGSVATTAITGALAVRAGLAGTDGCVTELPALARPWLPPIPSLVFGGHDITDTPLPKKAEALGAAGVLPAHLAAALCSELSAVDASVLPLPATVDGIARDIARFRAVNDLDRVVVINVASTEPVPSDDLESASLDALPPSARAAYAAFLADAAFVDFTPSTGARLPMLDALARDRGLPYAGSDGKTGETLVKSVLAPMFASRNLRVRSWSGLNLLGGGDGARLADPAANAAKTASKQRVLADTLGYEPQGTTRIDYVETLGDFKAAWDLISFSGFLGTGMRMEFTWHGCDSALAAPLILDLARLTAAAHAAGRVGPVPELAFFFKDPIGTGTGALADQWSLLVSFVEDLSRSLPGTAEAAPGTPVLPPAAPSARGPAPGGEAGVHVDSPAHVDDIRHVDPARHVDSAGRVDGAGHGDGGVA; encoded by the coding sequence GTGTCCTTCGTCTCCCCCCGTACCGGCGTCTGGCTCATCGGCGCCAGAGGCTCCGTCGCCACCACCGCGATCACCGGCGCGCTCGCCGTCCGGGCCGGCCTGGCCGGCACCGACGGCTGCGTCACCGAGCTGCCCGCGCTGGCCCGGCCCTGGCTCCCGCCCATCCCGTCGCTGGTCTTCGGCGGCCACGACATCACCGACACCCCGCTGCCGAAGAAGGCCGAGGCGCTCGGCGCCGCCGGTGTGCTGCCCGCACACCTGGCCGCCGCGCTGTGCTCCGAACTGTCCGCGGTGGACGCCTCCGTGCTGCCGCTGCCCGCGACCGTGGACGGCATCGCGCGCGACATCGCGCGGTTCCGTGCGGTCAACGACCTCGACCGCGTCGTCGTGATCAACGTGGCGAGCACGGAACCCGTACCCTCTGATGATCTTGAAAGCGCGTCCCTGGACGCGCTGCCGCCGAGCGCGCGTGCCGCGTACGCCGCGTTCCTGGCCGACGCGGCGTTCGTCGACTTCACGCCGTCCACCGGCGCGCGGCTGCCGATGCTGGACGCACTCGCGCGGGACCGCGGCCTGCCCTACGCCGGCAGCGACGGCAAGACCGGCGAGACGCTGGTCAAGTCCGTGCTCGCGCCGATGTTCGCGTCCCGCAACCTGCGCGTACGCAGCTGGTCCGGCCTCAACCTGCTCGGCGGCGGCGACGGCGCCCGGCTGGCCGACCCGGCCGCGAACGCGGCGAAGACCGCCAGCAAGCAGCGCGTCCTCGCGGACACGCTCGGCTACGAACCGCAGGGGACCACGAGGATCGACTACGTGGAGACGCTCGGCGACTTCAAGGCCGCCTGGGATCTGATCAGCTTCAGCGGCTTCCTCGGCACCGGGATGCGGATGGAGTTCACCTGGCACGGCTGCGATTCGGCCCTGGCCGCACCGTTGATCCTGGACCTGGCCCGGCTCACCGCCGCCGCCCACGCCGCCGGGCGCGTGGGTCCGGTGCCGGAGCTGGCGTTCTTCTTCAAGGACCCGATCGGCACGGGGACGGGCGCGCTCGCCGACCAGTGGTCCCTCCTCGTCTCGTTCGTCGAGGACCTTTCCCGATCCCTCCCCGGTACGGCCGAAGCCGCTCCCGGCACGCCCGTACTCCCTCCGGCGGCCCCGTCGGCCCGGGGGCCGGCGCCTGGCGGCGAGGCCGGCGTTCATGTTGATTCTCCGGCTCATGTTGACGACATCCGTCATGTTGATCCGGCTCGTCATGTTGACAGCGCCGGTCGTGTCGACGGTGCCGGCCATGGCGACGGGGGAGTGGCCTGA